In Phycisphaerales bacterium AB-hyl4, the genomic window GCGGTGGATTTGTCACACCTCAGCGATGCGAGTTTTTACCAGACGATGGATTGTTATGGCGGGGTGGTGTGTGCGAGTCATACGAATTGTCGTACGCTTGCGAATACGCCGAGGCAGTTCAGCGATCGGCAGATCAAGCTCATCGTTGAGCGCGGCGGCGTGATCGGGCTGGCGATGTACAAAGGGATGATCCGTTGGGACGACGGCGATCCGCCTCGTGCGCAGGTGCGGTTGCAGCATGTCATCGAGCACGTTGACCACATCTGCCAACTCGCCGGCTCGGCGAAACATGTCGCGCTGGGGACGGACCTCGACGGCGGCTTCGGCGTTGAATCGACGCCCGCTGACCTGGACAACTACGATGACCTGCACAAGCTCGGCCCGATGATGCGCGAGCGCGGCATGACTGACGACGACATCGCAGACTTCTATCACGGCAACTGGCGACGGTTTCTGCACGATGCGATGGGCGCGCCCACGGCGTAATGGCAGGCGATCGCGATCCGCTGAGCTTCGCGGCTAATTTTGAGAACGGCACTTGATCCGCGACCACACTTCGTCGACGGATACTTTCGCAACCAGTGTCTGGTCGTTGGCGTCGCGGTAGTCATGAACGCCGACGTTGACCGCGGGACGGACGACGTCATCGTCGCGGCGGTAGGGGCCTACGAGCGCCGGGTCAGTCGGGCCGAAGATGGCGACGGTCGGACGGTCGAAGCCGACGGCGATGTGCAGCGCTGCCGAGTCGTTGCAGACGAGCAGGCTTGTCTCGCTGAGCAGGGCCATGAGTTGGCCGACGCGTGTGGTGGGCAACAGCACGCGCTCGCGCATCGCAGGCGGCAGCGCGTCGAGCAGTGGTTGCACCTGGTCGCGTTCGGATGGCGCTGCGAGAACGATGAGGTGTTCGCCCGCGACGCCGGTGTCCAGCAGTCGGCGGGCGATGTCGGCATAGCGGTCGATCGGCCAGCACTTGCTCAGCCAGCGTGCGGTGGGGGCGATGCAGGCGTAGCGTCGCGGCGCGAGGCTGTGGTCAGCGAGATAACTGTCGAGCCATTGGCGGTCGGCTTCGCCGAGGTAGAGTCGCATGTCGTCGGTGGTGGCCAGGCCGTCGGCTTTGAGCAGGCCGAGCATGCGATCGACGGCGTGGATGCGGTCGCTGATGTCGTGCCGGACCGTGTAGCCGAGGAAGCCCCAC contains:
- a CDS encoding glycosyltransferase family 9 protein produces the protein MTDDAKPNQSADPGRVLIVRPSALGDVARSVPALVSLRQRLPHAHIDWLINAGYADVVQHHPMLDGVILFDRDALHLAGLRPSATRAALGLRKQLRHADYDVVYDIQGLFRSGLLTWLTRAPRRVGYANAREWGFLGYTVRHDISDRIHAVDRMLGLLKADGLATTDDMRLYLGEADRQWLDSYLADHSLAPRRYACIAPTARWLSKCWPIDRYADIARRLLDTGVAGEHLIVLAAPSERDQVQPLLDALPPAMRERVLLPTTRVGQLMALLSETSLLVCNDSAALHIAVGFDRPTVAIFGPTDPALVGPYRRDDDVVRPAVNVGVHDYRDANDQTLVAKVSVDEVWSRIKCRSQN